Part of the Puntigrus tetrazona isolate hp1 chromosome 10, ASM1883169v1, whole genome shotgun sequence genome is shown below.
AGTGTTTGATTTGTAACGCAGCTAACTGTTAAAAGTTGGCAAAACTCTTATTTTAGTGCAGTTACGAGATAAATTATGATAAACACGTAAAGTTGATTGCATTTAGAGTTCAGTAAATAGGAAGGGATAGCGGGATTTATAGCCTGTAGGGGGCAAACAATGAGGTAAAATTCAACTCTGCTGAATGCCAGATTAAAAACTGGATAAATTGAGTTTATCAGGTATCTATACTCTACAGTATATCCTGTAGTTGTCTATCTTTTAGCATTCATTACAATAGCAACTGGCTTCATGCTGTAAGGGAAAACACAGCCAGTCAAGTTaggtagattaaaaaaaaacccaaacaaacagtgagcatcattttaaagcatctttaTTCTCTTTTGAACCTGTAGCATTATTTGTTACTGTTTATTTGCTACTTAAAGTGAAGTTCACTGCCTGAATGTTGCTGAAGAAGCCTGTccattgtaaaataatattaaataagaatatttttcaAGTTGACATTTTAGATCTGCTGTTGCAAAGAGGAATCAtcttttggggggaaaaaaaaaacagattgagaaCCCTATGCCCTGTATTAGTTTCTTGCTCATTACGCTAGTGATGTTTACTGTATTCATGTTGTGGAAAGAAACACTATCTTTTccattaaacttaaaatataattgtggCAAGTGAcggattaaaaacaaaaaggggaaaCAATTACAGGTGAGTAATATTTCTCAAACAAATCCGCTCTCTTGTTCAACCTGTAGTTTGATTTTGGAAAGGTAGCGCCCCTGTGACAAACGTAGCGTAAAATAAACTGaactaaataaacagcatatCTGTCGTACTAGCCGCTGTAAAAAGCTGTCAGTCAGCCGAGGTAAAATAAACACTGGCAAACgtcagattaaaaataaaaaagcacagcTCAATAATATTGCTAAAGAATATCCGCTTTCTATCGTTCaagctttttcaaaaacatttgctgGCAAGTTTGAATTGatgctttatatattttctcattCAAAGGGATGATAACTGACTGGATGATGCGAGAGGGACAAAAATGTGTCCTGTCTGAAATTAGCATCAGAagattctgtaaaaaaaagttcatggCTGTTTATAGAGTAAAGCAAGTGTCAATGCACTGAGAAAAAGTAGATACAGGATTTTTGTAATCATATTTATTGGTCATCATGCAGCATTATGTTTTTGACCACCCTTCTGTACCAATCTGTATTAAACGTGTCTCAaagctgtaatgtttttgacataaaatatatatatatatatatatatatatatatatatatatatatatatatatatatatatatatactatctcaactatatatatatatatatatatataattatctcAACTCCAAAATAttacagctatatatatatatatatatatatatatatatatatatatatataaaaatgattttatgtccaaaatattacagctttgatatatatatatatatatatatatatatatatatatatatatatatatatatatatatatatatatatatatatagttgaaaaataaagattttatgtCCAAAATATTACAGCAATATTAAAAGTATCTTGGCCTGTAATTCACATTTAGATTACATAAATATTGCGTGTCCAGTGCATGGCTGAAAACAGTGGGCTGGTCGAAGATCAAACGTTTTAGACATCACGTTTTCTGAGCATGGACTGACGAGCCCGTCTCAGACGCTGATCGTCTCCTTCTCTAAACCCAAAATGCTTTTAACGCTACAAGTAGGCAGCGCcgtgcgcgcgcgtgtgcgtgcgcgtggGCGGAGAGAGTTTGACAGCCAGACCGAAGCTCGACGCGCTCGCAGATGTCTCTGAGAGACAAACCATGACTTaatctaatgcatttttaaataacaggcTCATtcgttaaatatatatatatataaaagaaaacaaaaggcaAGCCTCAAGgtaagctctttttttttaattccatatTGGTTAATGCTTTGTTTGGTGTAGTTACGAGCTGACATTCACGTTCTTCGTGTAAGCTCTCGCGCGcagcacacacacgcgcacacgcacacgcgcgcgcgcgatCATAGAGAAGATGTGCTCGTTTTGTTCATACCGTTTAACAGTAAACCGAATACGTTTATTTCGCTAAAAGGCTGAACGGGGTTTCTGTGTTTCCTAACACCAAGGGCGCTTGCTTTCATATTCTGCACTTCTACATTAACaccatctgttaaaaaaatctaatgactAACCCGCAGGGCTGCACTTTGTTCTAAGGGAAGGTGGTTTATTAGCAGAGAAGGATGTACTTCCTCAAACGCTGTTCGACGTTTGTGCCCGAGCCTCGGATACTTTGCATGTTATGCAGCCAAAAGTTTAAAGAAATGAGTGTTACATCACAGGCCTGGAAACTACATGGTCGTGTCCTCAAACGTGTTTTAATGGTCGATGCAGATAGAGAGCAGGGTGACTAAATCTTCAAATGAACACATGATTCGttcaaaattcacaaaaaatgcactgttatCAAGCCACAAGGGAGCTCGAGCGCTAAAACAACCAAAATGTAAAGGATATATACTAGTTAAGCCTCCCTGAAGGggtgtactgtatattatttcTATCATTACTCGggttatatgctgatttgcagtGAATTCTTGCTAAAGGGGAAGTACAGAGCGACGTGAAATGTCATTTGATGGGCAGTAGTCTTTAGCATcattatacaaatgtatttgacCACAGTAAGCCGCTGACCAATCAGGTTAAGAGGTTTCAGAGAACCTGACCTTCATGGCAATTCAGGTGCTATAGAGCACCGCTGAGTGGTTCTTTGGCTTGTATTCTTAAGGGGAACCAATTTAAGTGCTATAGAGCACCTAATAATGTGGTTCTTTGGGGTAGTTAGGATGCTATATAGCTCCATCTTTAAATATATAGGTGCTATGTAGCACTTAAAGCTATCGGTATGAGCCAAATAACCTCTTTTATTGCTATGTTGGCGtacactcttagaaataaaggttatttattGGCCTTGATGGTTCGGGGGAACccaaaaaatagattttaagaGCGTACAATATGATTATGCGTGTTGTATTTAAGGTACATGAGACTGTGCATGCCGTGGTGAAAACCAAATATaccaacatttttaaagctggtattctgaaattttaatttttaagtccagCTGAAGATGCACTGGAGTATATTCGATTGTGCTAAAATcgaaatattgcaaaaaatctTGTATCAACGGACCGACATTATTCAAAGATCGTTCGGTCCTCATCGGCAGTGACACTGTAACACATTTTAGgcgcaatattaatatttagtaatccAAATAAAGTTGAATTCAAATTTTTACAGATCAGTACGTCTCAGATACGTAATTAATAGCTTTGAAATATACTTAGCAtgaagtaaatgtatttatagttgCCACAGCAACTATCTGAAGTGCGTTAATTGATCTCCAAAAGCTGCTTTTGTTTCCATCTCATGTCTGCGTTGGTCGCCGTCCACCATTTAATTCTGAGTCTAGTGTTGTTTTTTATACGGGTGCCCCCTGTTTACAGAGGCGCTCTGAGCGGGTCACGTGACCGCTGATGTCACGACTCGTCTCGTTTGCCTTCCCCTCACTCCACACCAAACGCAAACAGTCCTGACGCTTCTGTGCGCGAATCCAAGCCTCTCCCCGCCGATAAAGACCTATTGTTTCAATCCAGGCCGGGGCGTGAGGGTGCAACGATGATGTGATAGTTTAAGAAAAATTAGGTTATTGTGCGCTTTGTAGGATTTGTAGGAAATTTCAGCCCTGCTGATCCTGCCGTCCTGTGATTTGGCTTGCAAATATCCTTATTTCTGGCGAGCGCTTTGTTCCCCGTCTGAAAAACACGATTAGACCCTTGAGAACATCCAGGTTTTAGAACAGCTGCTCTGGAAATTTTCCATTTATGTGTCCGTCTAACCAGTTGCGGTGAAAGATTTATAGATAGGCTTTTTTAAGTCTACCCATACATATAATGTACTGGCTTGTTACCAGTCAGATTAGTTATGCAATCGTCGGGTCATGAGTTGGAATTAGGGGTCGGGAAATCTAAACCCGAGATAGCCTCGGACCATGTGGCATTTCTGAGCTTCAGTTATTTCTATAAACCTTTTAAGAACAGCAATATCGACTATGTATGCTGTTACATCTCCGAAGTCGATTGGAAAGTCACATTTAGATAACTGCGCCTTTTTTTGGTTCTCGTTATCTAAAAGCGGCGTTTCTTTAGCCGGTCTGATCCTTAAGAAGCTTGTGCCGGTTTATACGCAACTGCTTGTTTGCGACCTTACATCACCCATAACAGCTTGTGACACGCTCATTTATGTATAACACCTCACACAAGCTGCGAAAGCACTTACAAAGCAATACTTTGTAAAAAGTACTGTTGCTGTGTGCTAAGTTTCACTGGTGTTCTGAATGATTgctagtggcaaaaaaaaatctaagaatCCCACTCCCATCACCAAAATACCTGTTGCTTAGgtgttactatatatatatatatatatatatatatatatatatatatatatatatatatatatggttgatATAACTtagcttttttccccttttctacatgaatttaatttattttaaaaacaagcatatcaactattaataagcaagcAGTGACATTAATttgacattaattaataaaagctagcaaacatatttattgccatttattAGGCCCACTGATGTTTAAACTCCCCTTTTACCAAACCTTTTCTATTCTTTTCCCAGGCGTTTATTTTcgctaaaaaaagaaagaaatatttgaaaagcagaaataaagtGCCTCGCTGTTATTTAACAACAAAGTGTTATGAGGTAGTGTTATGGAGAGGATTTATTGTCCCAGTAAAATTAATAATGGCATCCATTTAAAGCAGTCacgatatttattttattattattatattattaatgtaaagcaaaaatgtaataaatatgtgcAAAATGTTCTGtctaaaaaaacatgtataatatatatttttaaaaatctttattagaCTTGAACTTCATGattcaagaaataaaaaaaaatctgtatatcaaaataaataaaaatgcattaaaaaatcatAGAAGAAGCATATCCAAGTCGTTTTGtgcatgaattaaaataatatattcaagTTAAAAACAGCAGTAGCATGCAGCGCTTTTTAGGCTGTTCCCATTCTATTTGCACTTTTATATCAtttgtttataatgtaatttaaagcaCCTCATTTTAATATCCTAATAGTTAGTTATGCTCATTTCAAAATGCTGAGCAAATGTCTGAAGTTGTCCACAAATCAGGTTGCTGTTTATAATGCACAAAGTGCAATAAGGTTCAATGCTATAGCATTGTGGCCTGTATATCTGATGACCCGCAGCGCTGACACAGATACGAGCCAATCAGCGAAGCCCAGAAAACAATAGCGCCTTAAGCAATATCCTTCTTACCTCGCAGGCCATGCCTCAAGAATCAGGACTCTTACGTACTTACTTGCGattgtttgcttattttgtgGGCAGGGTCATTGAGGACCAAGGCCGTCTTAGGAAAGATATTAGCGTGTGCTGCGAGGAGCCGCTCAGAACGGAAAACTCCAAGCCACTAGCGGCCGGCCGTGTTGGTTTGTAGCAGTTAGTGTCTCTCAGGTATGCATTTCTCATCTCTATTAGCAAGTACGGGGGTCTTGGGTTCCTTAGACATCATAGAAGGAGCTTTCATCATCAAATAATGCTTTTGCAACTGCTCTTTTTTCTTACGGCGGTTCTGGGAAACATGTTTGTGCAGTGGCTTATTAACTGTGCTCGTCGTCCGATTTGAATATCTCGCAGAGTCTGTTTTATAACATTCGTTGGCGTGTGGGCATGTGATCTGTCATTTCTGGAAGGATGGAGCCTCACGCAACTCTTGTCGTGTGTTAATGCGTGTATAAATAGCTTTAGACGCTCACTTATTCCATTTCCCTCATAAACACACGTTCTTTCCATCTTTGTTTACTTTCGCCGCTTCCTTCGCTTGTGCACTTTCTTAATGCCTTTCACTTTCGGTATCAGTCACTGACAGACCCCTGACACCTACTCATGTTCTATTTATTCTTCCCGCGCTAGACGCCTGGAGTCATTTTCGGCTGGATATGCAGCGACTCTAACGTCTGATGAACAGCAGAGCGGTTTACGAGGTAAGGAAAATGTCGAGCTGTCAGAAGAAAAAGTGCTAAATGCTCATCTTCGAGGATGCAACAGCTTGGGAAGCACACTTAAAAGGACAAGTCTTCTCCTAAATAGTGCATATCAGTACTTTATAGTAGTGCTATTGTAATTGAGATGCACAGCTAGTCGTTTAGGATATCTGTGAAAAGCGTCTTTCTGAGAGCGTAAAAGGTTTGAGTTCTGGACACAAACGTGGCCAAAGTGTTGGATACGGCTGAgaaagtgtgtttatgtatttccCAAAACATGCTAACAACTTGTCTGGgttgtgaaagtaaaaaaatgaagtCATCAAAAGTTgactaggtggttgctagggtgttgctatggtaTTTCGGATGTGTCATTTTCAATGTTTCTGTATAATTACCATCCGTgaatgcattataatttttatttctattaatgttaatattgctGTTTTCACTATTATGATTAATAGGCTTTATGCATTCACAAAATCTTACGGTTAGCACGAAATGAGCCCCTAACATGTTTAGTAACATTCACTCATGTAGACAAACAGCTTTTATGTTCCCTGAGGCTATTGACAGCTTCGTTTGAATAGAGCGCCGCTGTTTGAAAAGGAAAAGTATTCaattttgcatgtgttttcCCTCCTCTGTTTGCTATCAACATCCTGTCACTAAGCACAACTGCAACTATATCCTGCATCGTTCAGAAAGCTTTCAGTAACAGTCTGATGAGCCGCTTTAGAGCTGCATCTCTTGCAACTCATCAGCAGCGTTGAGTTCTACCAAGAACAGGAACAAGACCTCATTTCCTGTCTGATAATGCGCACAGAGCTTACGGATGAAGCCACCTTCGCGCGTTCTTATTTTAACAGTACTCCGCTGTTATGTTCAGCTGATCACTTTTGAGGGCTTGGGACATTCATGTAGCGATTTTTACGATAATAATTGTCATATTCACTTTAAATCATAGATGACTTCAACAGCAGACGAGACCGGAGGTGGGAGACCTCAAAAAACTGGGGGCAAAGACCACAAAAAGGTGCGTAAGAAATACTGCACCATCTGTACGTATCAAcgatatatatttagtttacttCCACTTCTATTTTGACATATTCCTGGCTGAAGCAGAAAAAGTATGTAGCCTACAAACAGAGGAGTTAATGAGCTTTAATTAGTAGCCTACGTTAATGTTATCTTTATGTATTATGAATGAACGCATTGCTAACAGTTGCATTTTAAGCACTAATGTAACTCAGAAACATTCAAATGGAGCAAAACTGTTGACATACAGTGAAAGTACGGagctttaaaatcaataatagtGTTGCGTATTTCTTCTGAAACTCAAGGAGGAAAATCTGAGGAGCAGGAGTCTTCGGCGAGCATCTCTGTgctcattttcagtgttttgggagaaatggtttgtgtttttctgttctgtccGGTTACGAGGCCTTTGTGTGCAATAGATTATTTTTGCTCAAGCCAGCATATTTTTCCGCGGCACAATGTAGCGTTTGTGCTGTGAGCTCTTTTGGGATTTAGTGGGATTTGATTTTTGCATATCCCACTCTGATTTGTCATACTTGTGGTCTGAAATGCTGTTTTCCCGCTGACTGTTATGTAACGGTGAGCACAGTATACCCGTGGGTCATGCCATGTGTGCCATACATCAGGCCCGTGATATTAGGCATATTAGGAGAATTAACGTGGCGGATGTTTGCCCGTAAAATGCAAAATGCGTACATTTGACAAAAAGTGTTTAAGGATATTtctattttgtgtatgtgtctgCAAATAGCAtcttccacaaaaaaaaaaaaaaatacaatatagaaatctataatgattatttttagattatgcAGCATCTTATTCTCGTTacaatgtgatttaaaaaaaaaattaaaattaaaaataataaattcaaagcTTATTAGTAAGTAATTATAAGCTGACTggctaaaatagtttttattatgtatCGAGTACTAATTTTAACCCTAGTAAAAAgtccaatatttaaaatacatttatttcatatttattttcagtgcagttcaaatttattaatgcatttactgaTATTTTGCTTGAGACTGATGCaaacatttctatatattaagccttaaatgtgttttattgtcactGTCGATGAAGATTGTATATTATTGAGATAatatcatccaaaataaaaatatctttgaaTGCAAATTATTGAAAGCGAATCTGAAGGAAACTTACAATATTTCCGCATTAATACAATCAGTATTTCTTGGACTTTAGGACTGTTCTgcacaatgaaaatatattaggTATAAAATTTGttgactttaaatgtatttgtagtattcTTAACCTGAAACAATTATAGCATATGTATTGTTCACTAGAGAAGTATGTAATGtactagtttttatttttatattatttgatgtttttttgtggtttggGGGGGTTATATTCTTCAATGCATTATGaaaatcttattattatcatttatgaGGATACATATGCAATAcgacagtaataataataatacaagtcTCCGGACACAATTAAATAGTCAtcgtttttaaatacaaaatacaatgcaatataATCATAATGCATTATTGTAATAGTTAAGGTCTTTGTTATCCATGCAAGTGGGGTCTTCATTATTCCAgggtttgttattatttaatattcagtaCTGCTAAAACTGTGGTTGCCGGGGCGTTGCTAAGTAGTTGCGATTTATTAGCTCTCGACCTCAAACGTGGTCATATGCCTCAACTTCCTTGTCTTCAGCTTCGTCTGGTGTGTTTCTAGTGCTGATAAGGATGGCGTTATCTCCGCGGAGCGATGACTGCTTTTCCTGCGCGTGTCAGTATTCGATGATCCGAGGctgttttacattcattttctgCGTGCGTTTGTCTCCAGCCCACAGCCGAAGCCTTGAGAGGAGCCATCCAGCTCGGCATCGGCTACACGGTCGGCAACATGACCTCCAAACCAGACAGAGATGTTCTCATGCAAGACTTCTACGTCGTCGAGAGCGTCTTTCTCCCGAGGTATTGAGATGCAGTGTGCGGTTGCCATATACTCACTATTCAAACATCTCTGTTGTTTAAAATCTCCTGCTAAATTAATTAGTGCATCTGAATGTCTTTTGTGATTGGTTGGTCATCGGTTGATTCCTAACAATGCTAAATAGAGTCACTATAGCATTTGTAACAGCGCTATACGTTTTCTTAATAATAacgcagcttttaaatatttttgtctttcagcGAAGGCAGTAATCTGACTCCAGCTCACCATTATCctgactttcgctttaaaaattacgCTCCCTTGGCTTTCCGTTACTTTAGGGAGCTCTTTGGGATTAAACCAGACGATTATTTGGTAAGACCAAGAAACCACACGAgatgatgaaatgaaatcatGAAATTCTAGATGGTAAGAAGATTATTCACAGGAAatggtgaagaaaaaaatagccACATCTAAAAGATTACTTCTGAACTTTCGAAGacacgtaataaatatacacattatgcacacatatatcctatgtagacaaaaacatttatttaaattacattaaatagcattaattaatttaattgtgttaAATTGGACATGCTgcgaaaaaaatattgttaaatataattaatgtattttattttataattaataatatttatttacaattttctatgatatatatatatatatatatatatatatatatatatatatatatatggtaacacTTCAGAATAGGAAAACAATCGAGATCAAGaaaatttattaatagttagtaagttAGCTGGAATAAAGGACCTAAAATATGGATATtgcaattaaatgtatgtaataagCTATGGggatacaaattaaatattattttagtagtatttatgtaatattgcacatgtatttttatatttcatattccattttgttcaataatattcagaaaaatttgtatttgtgttactgaaataaataaataaaaggtgtaGTAAATTTTGTACTTtgactaattatatatatatatatatatatatatatatatatatgtgtgtgtgtgtgtgtgtgtgtgtgtgtgtgtgtgtgtgtgtgtgtgtgtgtgtgtgtaactgctTAATTCAATTTTTTAAGGTTTAGATTTAGTGTGCAGTAACAGCCCTGAAACGAAACCATTAGAAATTAATCCAAACACACTTGTTTTTGTATTGTCTGCAGAATCTCCATtaataatgcatctttttttccctccgcAGTACTCTATTTGTAAAGAACCCCTGATAGAGCTGACAAACCCCGGAGCGAGCAGCTCATGGTTTTACTTAACCAGCGACGACGAGTTCATCATAAAGACCGTGCAGCACAAAGAAGCTGAATTTCTGCAGAAGCTGCTTCCAGGTTACTACATGGTGAGCCACGCAGTCAGAAGCtcatttgtgcatttacagaaaacaGCTACAGCGCAATTACTTCACAGTTGTTTTATGTCctacacattaaaacacaataaatattagGCTGGTCggtttaaaaatgtagagtATTGACTTCTGATATTCTAATCGGGTCTGTCTTTCCCGATTTCAGAATCTGAATCAGAACCCGAGGACGCTCTTACCCAAGTTTTACGGGCTGTACTGTATTCAGTGCGGCGGGGTTAATATCCGCCTGGTGGTGATGAACAACGTTCTTCCTCGCTCTCTGAAAATGCACTACAAATACGACTTAAAAGGCTCCACTTACAAACGCAGAGCGTCACGGAAGGAGCGCGCCAAACCCTCGCCGACCTTTAAAGATCTGGACTTCCAGGAGATGCACGAAGGTCTTTACTTTGATGCAGACACGTACAACGCCTTGATGAAGACTCTTCAGAGAGACTGCCGGGTGAGTCGAGAGCTGGGTGACCGCACGTCCTCTGCACGGACCTAAAAAATGCGTACTGTCAGGGTTTTTTTAATCGGACAAAATGTGACATAATGATACTGTGTATAATTCTGGCGCATCAGGGACCTGCTCTACTGTATTTCTCTTTTTCGCGCTGCTaatgttcattttcagtttCGTGATCTGTGTAAAGCGAGCACATCGCGCAAAATTAAATTGGTTTGCCTCTAAAACGAGCAGGTTCTTCTCTGATGACATCGGTTTGACGACTTGGGCATGAGTGTGACAtcattaaccacgcccctccacCTAATACGTCCAATCGATTCACGGTAGAAAAAATAAGCCACACCCTCTAATTAACTCATTCAATATTTTTCCACAAGCTTTCAGTTCACGCAGACTTTTCACTGTTGCCATGGgttcattttttccccaaatgaaatcattttaattctaacactctattctatttctattctaactattgttttatgtaaaaagaaaagagccTTTAACGCTATCATTCTCTTTGCTTTCT
Proteins encoded:
- the pip5k1ba gene encoding phosphatidylinositol-4-phosphate 5-kinase, type I, beta a isoform X2; protein product: MNSRAVYEMTSTADETGGGRPQKTGGKDHKKPTAEALRGAIQLGIGYTVGNMTSKPDRDVLMQDFYVVESVFLPSEGSNLTPAHHYPDFRFKNYAPLAFRYFRELFGIKPDDYLYSICKEPLIELTNPGASSSWFYLTSDDEFIIKTVQHKEAEFLQKLLPGYYMNLNQNPRTLLPKFYGLYCIQCGGVNIRLVVMNNVLPRSLKMHYKYDLKGSTYKRRASRKERAKPSPTFKDLDFQEMHEGLYFDADTYNALMKTLQRDCRVLESFKIMDYSLLLGIHVLDRKLRGRGGIGDSKRQGGQKVLYSTARESIQGDGKAGEPLPDDDTLGGIPAKHKDEKLLIFLGIIDILQSYRFIKKVEHSWKALVHDGDTVSVHRPNFYADRFLKFMGTTVFKKIQPLRGASSRRKKNSIQPCRSASQEVLSTLKEESQEERRAQSLENLDDAEIRSSQKPDVIPSSTRLNPAVSAATISSASSLDDVKTEPQTDSENRDDFRTSSSTLALEDASNSQASTPESGLDVYL
- the pip5k1ba gene encoding phosphatidylinositol-4-phosphate 5-kinase, type I, beta a isoform X3 gives rise to the protein MNSRAVYEMTSTADETGGGRPQKTGGKDHKKPTAEALRGAIQLGIGYTVGNMTSKPDRDVLMQDFYVVESVFLPSEGSNLTPAHHYPDFRFKNYAPLAFRYFRELFGIKPDDYLYSICKEPLIELTNPGASSSWFYLTSDDEFIIKTVQHKEAEFLQKLLPGYYMNLNQNPRTLLPKFYGLYCIQCGGVNIRLVVMNNVLPRSLKMHYKYDLKGSTYKRRASRKERAKPSPTFKDLDFQEMHEGLYFDADTYNALMKTLQRDCRVLESFKIMDYSLLLGIHVLDRKLRGRGGIGDSKRQGGQKVLYSTARESIQGDGKAGEPLPDDDTLGGIPAKHKDEKLLIFLGIIDILQSYRFIKKVEHSWKALVHDGDTVSVHRPNFYADRFLKFMGTTVFKKIQPLRGASSRRKKNSIQPCRSASQEVLSTLKEESQEERRAQSLENLDDAEIRSSQKPDVIPSSTRLNPAVSAATISSASSLDDVKTEPQTDSENRDDFRTSSSTLALEDASNSQ